The DNA window CAACACCTTCAAACTTTAAACCAGTGCTTGGAGGTAATGTAACATACGTTGTCGCCTGTGTGATTATTAATGACCGTGAGGAATTGCTTTTGATGCAAGAGGCGAAAGAAAGTTGTGCTGGAAAATGGTATCTTCCTGCAGGCAGAATGGAGAAAGGTGAGACAATCGAACAAGCTGCTGCTAGAGAAGTGCTGGAAGAAACTGGGTTGCACTTTAAAGCTGATACCTTATTAGTGGTTGAAACAGCAGGTGGCACTTGGTTTAGATTTGTATTAACAGGCAAAATTATTGGAGGTGAACTTAAAACTCCTGCTAAGGCAGACAAAGAATCTTTACAAGCAAAGTGGATTTTCAATTTACAAGAAATATCATTAAGAGCAAATGATATATTGCATCTCATTGACAAAGCCAAATTGTACAAACAAAGTCATCCAGGAGTGTCATGGCATAAAAACATTCTGCCAGCACCAGTTCCACATGTAAAAGATCTGATGAGATtgatagtattaataaaaaagagaaGTACAAATAGATTACATGTACTGTTGAGTGAGAAAACAACATTGCATTTTCCCACATGCGAAATAAATCCAGCAAAAAGTATGCATTCAACTTTACGAAGATTTATGGTTGAGATGTTTGGTGCTGATGTTGCTCAACACAGACCCTTAGGCCTCCTTAATGTCGAAGCTGATCCATCAGCAGATGGTTGTTGTTTATCATTGCTAGTAGTTTTCAGGCCTCCCTTGGAGGAAGTACCTTTGATTGGTAAATGTGCTTGGCATGAATTATCTGAAGATGTCCACAAAGAGCTCCTACCGATTGtattttctaaaaactcaaCAATTGAGTTGCATGTTGTGCGTTAAACCTTTAATACAtccatattaaataacattgccATTGAAGAGGAgactcaaatattaaatttagacttAGACTCTCTTGTTATCTCTTTAAAAGTGTAACCATTTATACCTGAATCATGTAATCtcactaatattttatactagtgTGTAACACTATTGTTAACTTTTATGTACTAACCTGAACAATTACATTCCAATTTTATGTAATCAAAAAGATTTTTGGTGaaggtgtatttattttttatattgtaacatagcattatgtttattatatttgactaaACTAAGATTATTATGACTTACAGTACTTTGGCCtagttacttaattaatttgaatgttggaaaagtattatgtttaataaaaaataaaacattttaaaatgattgttgaacaaaataattattaatttttatttgaaattgacaAGAATCAAGATTTCTTgtcagttttaaataaagttataacttTTATGACTAGAGGTAATACTTTAAGTATTATTCATCTGACAATTGTACCTtc is part of the Vanessa atalanta chromosome 10, ilVanAtal1.2, whole genome shotgun sequence genome and encodes:
- the LOC125066754 gene encoding 8-oxo-dGDP phosphatase NUDT18 encodes the protein MSRQVDSYISKLLDGQGLEGDENDFCDFTIADQNSVAESQGITPTTPSNFKPVLGGNVTYVVACVIINDREELLLMQEAKESCAGKWYLPAGRMEKGETIEQAAAREVLEETGLHFKADTLLVVETAGGTWFRFVLTGKIIGGELKTPAKADKESLQAKWIFNLQEISLRANDILHLIDKAKLYKQSHPGVSWHKNILPAPVPHVKDLMRLIVLIKKRSTNRLHVLLSEKTTLHFPTCEINPAKSMHSTLRRFMVEMFGADVAQHRPLGLLNVEADPSADGCCLSLLVVFRPPLEEVPLIGKCAWHELSEDVHKELLPIVFSKNSTIELHVVR